TTGATCGCGGCCTGTGCCAATATGCCGATCAATCCGAACGCACCGACGTTGACGTTGGTGCCCACCTCGTCGCCGGTAGCACGCCCCTCGCCCTGCCACAGCACATCGCCGGTTTTTAGATCGACAAGCTTGGCCGATGCTGCCACGACCGTCTTACTGTCGAGCACAGCGTAGACGGAGCCATATTGCTTGACCTTCGTATAGAGCGCTGCGTCAGCGCCGAAGATATCGCGAAGCTTCGCGGGCGTGACACCTTGAATATCCGTCGGTGTGGTCAGCCCGTTGTACTTAAACGTCTCCTCCATGGGGGCCACGGGTACCACGTAGTATCCAGCCTCGGCCAACGGAAGCGTCATCTGCGAAAGCAAACCGTAGGTGGCCTTCACGTCTGACGTTTCGTTCACCGGCGGCAGCACGAGAATCGAACGGGGCTGGCTTCTCTTGAATGCCGTGTAGTCAGGACGTTGGTTGGGACCCGCACACGCGGCCAGCAATGCGAGCATCGCACCGGCGCATAGCGATTTCAGTAAAGAGACCTTGATGATCTTGAACATGGTGGCGCTCAGCTCAGGGTTGCCTGGACTTCTTCATCAGGAAGTCCATGTACGGCGATGATTCGGGAAACGACTGCTTTTCGGCCTCGAATGCTTGTACGGCTTGCGAGTCATTGCCAACGCTCGCATACAGCATTCCGAGATGCGCATGAAACCCCGGCGGTGGACGATTTCCTGCCGCGCGAATTTGTTGCAGCGCTTTTTCCAGAGCGTCGATCTGCTGCTGTGGCGCCGTTTGTCCCTTGAAATACTCGTAGACCTGCGGCTGATAAGCGTCCCATTGATACAGCGGCACGGTGGAATGGCTAGCGCAGCCAGTCAACCAGGCCGCAGTCGCAACCAGCGACAACCCGGTTTTTTTGAGGAAGATAGGGAAATTCATCTTGCTTTTTTAGTGATTGGCATAGCGTGGGGCGAGCGCTTCATTTCGCCGAGCCGAGTGCGCCGGCATCGACCTGTTCGACCAAGTGGTTGACCGCTTCTTGAATAGCCAGATCCAGCACCTTGCCGTTCAACGTGGAGTCGTAGCCAGCCGTCCCGCCAAAGCCGATGACCTCCCGATTGGAGACGCTGTATTCGCCCGCGCCCTGGCTCGACAGCACGACTTCGGACGTCGCAGTATTGACGATATTGAGATTGACCTTCGCGTACGCGACCTGCGCTTTTCCACGCCCGAGAATACCGAATAATTGATGGTCGCCGACCTCCTTGCGACCGAACTCGGTGACGTCGCCCGTCACGACGAAATTGGCCCCCTTGATCGCCTGAGCCTTTTTCATGAAGCCGGCTTCCTGCTTAATCTCGTCTAGGTTGTCCCGGTCGAGCACGTTGAAGCGGCGGCTCTGTTGCAGGCGCGTGACTAGGATCGTCTTGGCCTGTCCGCCGAGGCGGTCGATCCCGTCGGAAAAGATACCGCGCATATAGCTAGACCGGTTATCGAACTTGCCGACGGCGATCTCCATCGGCTTGCCGGCAAACGGTGTTTGGGCGCTACTGACCACGGGTACCGGCAGCGATCGCGATGATTCCGTCGCGCACGCGCTCAATCCCAGGGCGAGTGCCGCCGTAATCCAGATAACGCCACAATTTTTATGTTTTTTCACGCAACATCCTTATCAACTTAAAAGAACACACTGCCTAAATGAGTACGGCCCGTGGCAAACGCCCGAAAGCAGCCATGCCGTTGCCAAAACGGTGGCAACGTCAGCCAGTGCCCAACTTGTCGAATCGGTGAAATAAAAAAGACGCACTTAGCTTGGCGCTCGCCATGCTAAGGTTTCTTGATAAAACGGTGTGTGTAAAACAACAGCCGCTATTGCTGCGCCAGCCTTATCTATTTCGACAAAATCGATAGCCCATTCGCCGCTTTTTTGTTAAAAATCCTGCTGCCTCTGCATTTTTCAGCCATCGTTTCGCTTCAGTGATGGGCAACGGGAAGGCGTTCACGACGTGGTGCTAAACAACGAGATTTTCACGTTTGAATCGCGCGATGTCAACGACACATTGAAATTGCGCGACCACCGCAAGGAAGACGAGATCCGGCCCATTTATAGGCTGAATCCCGGCTACCGCAGTGCCGTGAATCAGCGCGGCGTCCGTGTCAGGACGCGGCAACTCATCGCCATGCAGGTGTTCTTAACTATTGCTTGATAAAGCGGTCCGAAGTCCATAGGCCGTTCGGATCGCGATTGCCCGCGTTCTGAAATTCAATCGCATGCCCGACTACTCGGATGATTCTGAATTCGTCATTTTCCGGCGTCGACAGGCATTGGTACCCATTAAACAGCTCTTGCATTTTTCCTTGTTCGCCGGCCAACGCATGCTGGTCAGCTGCTTCCAGCTTATCGCGCGACAAACATCCATAGGCATTTGCCTTGAAGCGGAACGTCTGGTCCGGCGCCAGCTTGACGACTTTGTCCTGGGCTTGCGCCGCGGACAATGCGGCGGTGAGCGTGACGAAAGCAATAACCATCCCGGTACGTTTCATCATGAATCTCTCTCCTATGGGCTGCGCACACCTTGGTATGACATTCGCTGAAGATAACCACAGCAGCTCCATCGTAGACCAATGCCAGCAAAGCACAAGCAGAACTTGTGTGCAGCCGCAATAGGCCAAAATGCCGCACCTTTTGGCCACATGCCTGTCACACGCATTGCGGCTTTTTGACGCACTGCACATATCGCGCCACAGCACGCAGCCGAAATGACGCGTGATTTGTTGCATTAATGAATGCATAAAATACCCAGCCCGCTCAGCGGGTAAGCCATTGGTGCCCTCTCGCCAAAAATTGATGAGGCGCTGAAACGCTTACTGAATAAAAAACCGCCGGAGGAGGGACGCAACCCCTGCCCGGAGCCGGGATACGCAAAGCGCGGCAATCCGAATCACACCGCACAATGGATCGCGCGGATCGGCCCGGGTAGATATGCGCCCCATTGGCAGCCTCCACGCTAGTCACGCTCCCGCTCGCCGGCCAGAATGCCAGTCCTGGCGGGCCAACTGGATGCCAAGGTGGGGCGCAAGATGGCAGTTGGTGCTGGCCGGCTAGCTGGAATGCTAGGGGGCCAGTTGGAATGCTGGTGGGAAATGCACAGCGACCTAGAATGAAGACCTAGAATGAAATTAGGATTAATGTAGGGACCCGATCATGGTCGAGCAGATTATCCTAGACGCATTTCTCTTACTGCCATTGATGATCGTTGCGTTTCTTTTCATTGACGAACTATGGCAGGAGCACCGGTTGCGCAGTCATGACCACGCCGAACGCGCGCGGCCTTATCCATCGACAGATAGGGGACGCGATTCGCCACAATCACCCGCCGGCTTCGGGGTGTTGCTGGTGAATGACGCCGCGCCTACGCACCGGCGCACCGCACGCGCGGCGTCGCATCAATGACGGCGGCGCAGCCATCCCGCCAGGTGGTGAGTCTCCATCCAATGAAGCACGCGACTGCGCTCCGGACGCTCGCGCCAGCGTGATAAGAGTTCGAATCCCCACAGTGACAACAGAATCAGAATGCCTAATCCACCACCGATCAGCCCTACAACCGTCTCGCCTTCCATGATTGCCCTCCATCGGGAACACTCATCCCTTTATTTTAGGCAATCGGATAGCGACGGAAAGGGGCAACGGCACGCGCCTGCGCGCGGCCAGTTGACTCAGTCGCCATTGAGCGCACGCAGGTACGCGCAAAACATGTCAGCCATCGCGTCGGCATAGAGTGGATCTGAGCAGGTGTACGGGGACTTGCCGATAATTGTTTTCCTGCTGCACGGATCGTGTCGGTAATCAATCTGCATGCCAGGGTCAGGGTCGCGGTCGACGCCGCGGGCAGCCCACGTTGCATGAACGTCTGCATAATGTGGTCACCCGCCTGCTTCACTTGTTTCGCCTCCGGCGCATCGTGATAGAGCAGCATGGCGTCGTTGAGTGCCACGCGCATCTCAATCTCCTCGCACTCCGGCCGGATAAAGGCATGGACGAACCTGCGCAACTACCCAGAATGGGTCGATGGGACGAGTTCAGCAATGCCGACAACGACCGGGATAAAAAAGAGTCGCCAGCCTCTGCCGGCGACTCCTACCCCACGTGGGCCGCTGTCAACCTAAATAAATACCAGGGCCGCGATGCGTAACACTCGGTGCGGCGCGCCACGGCTTTATCCGCCCTTCACTGATCCGCCCTTCACCGTCGCCGCCGGCCGACGCAACACTCGCGATGCTATCCTCGCAACCCTTGCACATCGGGTGCGCCCGCGAATACCGTTGGCGCCAACAGGCTCCTCTCGGTGGCGGACTCAGTGGCCCATATAGACGGATTGAGACACACGAGCAATGGCCTGGCCGCCCGCCTGCATCGACCCGCTGGCCACGCCGCCCACCGCTTGCGCGGCGACGCGTTGCTCGGCGGCATGCTTGGCTGCCACGCGGGCCTCAGCCGCCTGGATGTTGTTCGGATAGTCGTAGTCGTTGGCCATGGCGGGGTTATAGCCAACTTGTTCCAGCTCGATCAACTCGGCCCGCACTTGGGCATGCGTGAGCGGTGCGTTCGTTTGTGCGAACGAGGCCAGCGGCGCCGCAGCAGCAGCGGCGGCAACAGTGGTGATGGCAACAGCTTTGATCAGCGCATTCATGACACAACCTCCGATTGTTCGTTTCTCATTGAAGCTACCAACGTCAAGGTCCGTAGCCGATAAATGCAGTGTAGGAGCCGGATAGATAAGGGTAAATACTTAAATTCCGAATTCACTGTTATCAAAAAAAGAACAATTGGGACGGTGCAGCGTCTCATCACACCCCGGCCATCGCGTCCTGTCGCAAGCCGACTCAGGCACCCGTTACGACGCCCGATGATCCGCTGACATGGGATCCCGGCATGCGCGCAACACCGCAGCAAAAAGGGTCGCGCCGGCTGAATCGAGCGACGCTGCGGTGACCCGCAATGCCCGCGCACGCGCGTTGTTCGCGAACGCGTCCCCGGATCGCTCCAGCCATCCGTGACAGGCCAGGACCAGCACCACGGCGGCGGGATCCACCTGCAGCAGCGCCCATACGTTGAGCCCCGCGCAGAACTCGCTTGCTGTAGTTGGCTTTGAACCACATCAGGGGGCGAACAGATGTCTATGGATTCTGCATTACTTTCCAATACAGAACCGGCTAAAGATCACCCCCAGCAAATCATCCGACGTGAACTCACCGGTGATCGAGTTCAATTGTTCCTGCGCCAGTCGCAACTCCTCGGCAAATAGATCGAGCGCCTGCGCATTGCGAGCCGCGTGCTCCGCAGCCGTCGCCAAATGCTCGCCCGCTGCACGCAACGCGCGCAAATGACGCTCGCGCGCCAAATAGACACTTTCCGCGCCTGCTTGCCATCCGGCAATGCGCAGCAGTTCAGCCCGCAGCAGGTCGATACCGAGCGCCGCCTTTGCGGATAACCTGACCTCGCGCGCCGCACTATCCCCGGCATCGCGCACGTCCGGCTCGACGCCTGCCAGGTCGATCTTGTTGAAGATCCGCACCACCGGCACACCGGCGGGGAACCGCGCGGCGATCGCGTGATCCTCCACGCTCATCCCATCACGCGCATCCAGCAGGTGCAGTACGACATCCGCTCGCTCGATCTCGTTCCATGACCGCGCAATACCGAGCCGCTCCACTTCGTCTTGCGTATCGCGCAGGCCAGCAGTATCGATCACGTGCAGCGGTATGCCTTCGATCTGGATGGTCTGCGCCACCTTGTCCCGCGTCGTGCCGGCAATCGGGGTCACGATCGCCAGCTCGGCACCCACCAGCGCATTAAGCAGCGAGGACTTGCCGACGTTCGGCTGCCCGGCCAGTACGACGGACAGCCCCTCGCGCAGCAATGCGCCTTGTTTCGCATCGCGCTGCACAGCCGCCAATGCATCGCGGATACGCGCCAGCTTGCCGCGCGCGTCGGCAGCCTCCAGAA
This sequence is a window from Mycetohabitans rhizoxinica HKI 454. Protein-coding genes within it:
- the sap1 gene encoding surface attachment protein Sap1, with product MMKRTGMVIAFVTLTAALSAAQAQDKVVKLAPDQTFRFKANAYGCLSRDKLEAADQHALAGEQGKMQELFNGYQCLSTPENDEFRIIRVVGHAIEFQNAGNRDPNGLWTSDRFIKQ
- a CDS encoding DUF4810 domain-containing protein, coding for MNFPIFLKKTGLSLVATAAWLTGCASHSTVPLYQWDAYQPQVYEYFKGQTAPQQQIDALEKALQQIRAAGNRPPPGFHAHLGMLYASVGNDSQAVQAFEAEKQSFPESSPYMDFLMKKSRQP
- a CDS encoding DUF799 domain-containing protein — translated: MFKIIKVSLLKSLCAGAMLALLAACAGPNQRPDYTAFKRSQPRSILVLPPVNETSDVKATYGLLSQMTLPLAEAGYYVVPVAPMEETFKYNGLTTPTDIQGVTPAKLRDIFGADAALYTKVKQYGSVYAVLDSKTVVAASAKLVDLKTGDVLWQGEGRATGDEVGTNVNVGAFGLIGILAQAAIKQIAHTLSDDSVDVANLASRRLLSAGPPSGLLYGPRSPKYGTD
- a CDS encoding DUF4148 domain-containing protein translates to MNALIKAVAITTVAAAAAAAPLASFAQTNAPLTHAQVRAELIELEQVGYNPAMANDYDYPNNIQAAEARVAAKHAAEQRVAAQAVGGVASGSMQAGGQAIARVSQSVYMGH
- a CDS encoding CsgG/HfaB family protein, which codes for MKKHKNCGVIWITAALALGLSACATESSRSLPVPVVSSAQTPFAGKPMEIAVGKFDNRSSYMRGIFSDGIDRLGGQAKTILVTRLQQSRRFNVLDRDNLDEIKQEAGFMKKAQAIKGANFVVTGDVTEFGRKEVGDHQLFGILGRGKAQVAYAKVNLNIVNTATSEVVLSSQGAGEYSVSNREVIGFGGTAGYDSTLNGKVLDLAIQEAVNHLVEQVDAGALGSAK
- the mnmE gene encoding tRNA uridine-5-carboxymethylaminomethyl(34) synthesis GTPase MnmE, whose protein sequence is MQTDSDPIVAIATAPGRGGIGVVRVSFGAAGADAAVRLMDALFRDRLAPRRAVYVPFFDAAGVPLDRGIGLYFPAPHSYTGEHVVELQGHGGPVVLQLVLQRCLDAGCDIGLRLAQPGEFTRRAFLNDKLDLAQAEAVADLIEASTEAAARSAGRSLEGAFSRDIHRLVDEVVGLRMLVEATLDFPEEEIDFLEAADARGKLARIRDALAAVQRDAKQGALLREGLSVVLAGQPNVGKSSLLNALVGAELAIVTPIAGTTRDKVAQTIQIEGIPLHVIDTAGLRDTQDEVERLGIARSWNEIERADVVLHLLDARDGMSVEDHAIAARFPAGVPVVRIFNKIDLAGVEPDVRDAGDSAAREVRLSAKAALGIDLLRAELLRIAGWQAGAESVYLARERHLRALRAAGEHLATAAEHAARNAQALDLFAEELRLAQEQLNSITGEFTSDDLLGVIFSRFCIGK